A region of Faecalibacterium taiwanense DNA encodes the following proteins:
- a CDS encoding glycosyltransferase family 2 protein, translated as MQQKLITFAVPCYNSAAYMRHCVETLLSAGEQAEIILVDDGSVKDDTPAICDEYAAKYPTIVKAIHQENGGHGEGVNQGIRNATGLYYKVVDSDDWLDTDALKKVLARLTTLVARGTAPDMMICNYVYEHVEDNTTLTVRYTNVFPQNRLFNWTHVGHFRPDQNILMHSVMYRTEVLRKCGMVLPKHTFYVDNIFVYQPLPYVKSMYYMDLDLYRYFIGRADQSVNESIMVKRVDQQLRVTRHMIDCQDLDELKDQKRLHAYMVHYLSVMMAVSDIFLLLDGSDEAKAKRTGLWQYLKDHVSTGVYRAVRYNLGGLTDLKFPGGDKLTLGVYRQLRKVFKFN; from the coding sequence ATGCAGCAGAAACTCATCACCTTTGCCGTTCCGTGCTACAACTCGGCGGCATATATGCGCCATTGCGTCGAGACCCTGCTTTCTGCCGGAGAGCAGGCCGAGATCATCCTTGTGGACGACGGTTCCGTGAAGGACGATACCCCTGCCATCTGCGACGAGTACGCCGCCAAATATCCCACCATCGTCAAGGCCATCCATCAGGAAAACGGCGGCCACGGCGAGGGTGTGAATCAGGGCATCCGCAACGCCACCGGCCTGTATTATAAGGTAGTGGACAGCGACGACTGGCTGGACACCGACGCCCTGAAAAAGGTTCTGGCCCGCCTGACCACTCTGGTGGCCCGCGGCACCGCGCCGGACATGATGATCTGCAACTACGTGTATGAGCATGTGGAGGACAACACCACCCTGACCGTGCGCTACACCAACGTGTTCCCGCAGAACCGCCTGTTCAACTGGACCCATGTGGGCCACTTCCGCCCGGACCAGAACATCCTGATGCACTCGGTGATGTACCGCACCGAGGTGCTGCGCAAGTGCGGCATGGTGCTGCCCAAGCACACCTTCTATGTGGACAACATTTTTGTCTACCAGCCCCTGCCCTATGTCAAGAGCATGTACTACATGGATCTGGATCTGTACCGCTACTTCATTGGCCGTGCCGACCAAAGCGTGAACGAGAGCATCATGGTAAAGCGGGTGGATCAGCAGCTGCGGGTCACCCGGCACATGATCGACTGTCAGGATCTGGATGAGCTGAAGGATCAGAAACGTCTGCACGCTTACATGGTGCACTATCTGTCCGTGATGATGGCCGTGAGCGACATCTTCCTGCTGCTGGACGGCAGCGACGAGGCAAAGGCCAAGCGCACCGGGCTGTGGCAGTACCTCAAGGACCACGTAAGCACCGGTGTTTACCGCGCCGTGCGCTACAATCTGGGCGGTCTGACCGACCTGAAGTTCCCCGGCGGCGACAAGCTCACTCTGGGCGTCTACCGCCAGCTGCGCAAGGTCTTCAAGTTCAACTGA